The genomic interval tagattttatttggagacagggtctggttgagttgcttaagacctcactaagttgctgagacgactggctttgaactttccatcctcctgcctcagcctcccgagtcttgggattataggtgtgcgccaccacacctggcttaggCTTAGTGTTTTTAAAGCTCTCctagggctggtgatatagctcagttggcagagtgcttgccttacatgcacaaggccctgggttcaatccccagcaccattaaaaaaaaaaaaaaaaaaaaaaaagcgttttCCAGATGCTCCCTATTTCAggcaaagaaactgaggcttctaGGTTTTGGGAGGAAGGTGGCCAACAAGGCTGCTCAGCAGGGCCAGCACAGCTGTGATTGGGAGGGTTTGGGAATAGAGACAGATGGGGAATTTCAGGGCAGTGGGGGCTCCTAGCTGTCTGAGAAATCTCTGATCCTGACATCAGGCTCCCTGTCTTCCAAACCCAGTGAGGGGCTGTGCTTTGGCCTTAGCTAGGCCAAGATCACCTTGGCGTTTGCTCCTTATCCCAGACGCTCAGCCAATAATAGCTGGGCCCTGGAGTCCAGAAATAATGGGTAGAAGTCCTTGTGTTCcttacagaaaaaatgaaaaggcaggtGCTGTAGTCCCTTTCTTAGGGCTCTTGCATTCCCATCAACCTCTCACATGCCCAGCCACTTCTAGTCCTTAGAACAGCTGTGCAGGgaactgggcatggtagcacatgcctataatcatagcagctcaggaggctgaggcaggaggattgtgagttcaaagccagcctcagcaacttagtgaggccctcagcaacttagtgagaccctgtctcaaaacaaaaaataaaaagggctgtggctcagtggtaaagctcttctgggtttgatccccaggaccagaaaacaaaacaaaacaaaacaaaacaaatcagcTCTGCTAGCGGGGCTGGCGGCCTGAGTTTCCTCACTTACAGATGATGAATTTAAAATCCAGaccattggggctggggttttggctcagtggtggagcacctgcttaacgtgtgtgagacactggatttgattctcagcactgcatataaataaataaaggaacattgacaactaaaacaaaatttttaaaaatttagaccaGTGGATTGCCTTACTCATTGTCCCCAGGTGCTGGTGGCCAAGCTGGCACATGAGCTGTCTTCTTGTTCAAAAGGTTTCCCTATGCCTGCACTTACCCTGAGCAACTGGTTCTCAGCTCCCAGCTTCATGGCCTTTGACAAATTCCAAGGGCCTCAGAGTGGCTGATGATCCATGGGTCACAGTCAGGACAAACACAGGGCCTGGAGCTAGGctgcctgggttcagtcccaagtTGTGAATCACTAACAGTGTAGCCCTAATTTTGTCACATGTAAAACAGCCATAGCAACAGTACCCACCTCCCAGGGATGTGATACAGGCTCAGTAATCCCATGATGACTGTTCTGCACATTAGGGTTTATGCTAAGTAGGAATGATGCTTTTGTATCCTTAGAAGGAGTGGCCTCAGGCCTTTTATCTGATGGGCACATTTATTCAGCCAGTGCTCAATGAGTACTTGCCTGTCCTTAGTCACCAGACAGGCTCTGAAGATTCAAAGATGGATAAAACAGGCCCTTCTAAGTGACCTCCCACTCACTCACAATAGTGTGTCCTGCCTGAGTTTCCATGTTCTGCTGGCCTCTCCCTCCTGGCTCTGGCCACATTGATCACTGCATGTACTGTTCTTTCTGTGGGCATGTCCTTCCTTCGGTCCTCCCCATCCCAAGATAGTTCCTTTGTCCCAGAACTAAACTCGGGCAATAAATCCTCAGGGATGCCCTTCCCATGCCCTAGGCCAGGTCAGGTCATTTGTTCGTTTTCAGTGTTTACCCCATTTATATCCACATGGATTACTGTGGCTATTGGACTGAAGGAAGGACCCGCTCTGACTTGATCTCCACTTAAATCCTCATCCtggcatagtgcctggcacacaggatGTGCTTTGTGAACATTTGATAGATGAATGCCTAAATGACTAGGTAGATAAACATGGGGCACCAGGGGCAGCTGTTAATTTTGGGAGATGGAGTGAGAAGGACCAACAGGTCAGATCACAAGGAGCCTTGAACACCATGTGGAAGAACAGGGGCCTCTTTGTGCAGAGGGTAGGCTGGGTTTTCTTAATCCTAGGTGCACTTTAGAGGTACCCAGGAGCTTTTTTTTCAggggagggtactagggattcaacccagggtcacttggccattgagccacatccccagccctattttgtaatttatttagagacagggtttcactgagttgcttagggcttcactaagttgctgaagctggctttgaacttgtgatccttctgcctccgcctcctgagccactagaattataggtgtgcaccaccctgcctgACCCCAGGAGCTTTTAACAATTGTGATGCTCCTCCGTGCTGATGAATTAAAGCAGAACCTGAGAAGGGCAGGTGCAGGTGTCCATGTACTTTAATAGTTGCATGGTGATCCTAAAGCATGTCagagttgagaaccactggccaGCAGCACCACAGAATAGAACTCTTCTACACTGAGCCACCTAGCCAGTGCCTCTTGTCTGGGACTTAggctcagtcctcctgcctccctcagtGGTACTAGCCTCAGGGAGGTCCTAGGAAACATCCACATAATCCCACCAGCTCAGCTTCCCCAGGAACGACAGGCAGGTCAGGCCATGGTGTCTCTAGCTCTAGTGGTTGAACTGAGCCTGACAAGCCTGGTGCTAATGGATGGACCCTTCTCCACATTGCTGGCTTCACTCATGGCTCTGCCAGGCCCCCTGGAGTGAATCCTGCTGTAACCAACTCCCAGCCCCTAGCAGATCCTCTCCCTTCCCAGCCACCAGCTGCCCTGAAGGGAGGCATTCCCCATTACTGGGCCATTTATCGAGGCATCAGGAAATCAGCAGCCACATGGAAAGAACAAAGGCTCTAGATTTCCACATACCAGGGTTCAAACCTGGTGCTGCCACTTTCTGATCATGTACCCTTGGGAAGGTCATTTTCCTGTCTGAACCTCAATATTACCCCTCTGCAGAATGGGGACATTAGTACTGTAAAGTGGATTCATGAggagaaaataagaattattgCCATTTCTGAGCACCCTCTTACCACCTTTCAGTACCAAGCTGAGGAACAAGATCTTTGGAGAGCATTCAGTATAGCAGCTGAGAACATGGCTGCTAAGCCAAATAATAATTTGTCAGGCTATTTGCAACCAGGGGGCCATAAAACTATGTCCTGTTAACTGACAGTCCCTAAAATGATGAATTCATCTGCCAGGTCAAGTTTTTACAGAGAAgagcaataaaattatttaaaaacttctaaatTTTATTAGGGAATAAAGAGAAGATGGAGATAATACATGAGACATATGACACTCTTGAATGGGGAGACGAAATAATGTCTACATGTCAGTTCTCACTTGGTTAACCTATGTTTTGATTAAAGTTCCCTAAAATTTCTAGAAGTTGTTCTGAGAAAGCCAGTTATTgctgttttttgtggtgctgggaatcaaactcatgGCCCCACATATGCTAAGCAAACATTCTGCTGctgatctacattcccagccctaagaTGTTCTGAaacttgaaaaatgatttttttaaaaaaatatttatttattttttagttattggcggacacaacatctttgtttgtatgtggtgctggaggatcgaacccgggccgcacgcatgccaggcaagcgcgctaccgcttgagccacatccccagcccgaaaaatgattttttaaaaaaatttttttagttgtagatgaacacaatatctttattttatttatttgtttttatgtggtgctgaggatcgaacccagtgcctcacgcatgtgatgcaagtgctctaccagtgagccacaacccccagccccttcaaaaatgattttatatggaaataaaagagctttttttccccttcccctctgtttggttggggaaaaagaaaattccctATGTGAGTCCATTGTGCAGTCAAAATCAAATACCTTTGACCTAAAACCTATTTCTTGACTTTGGCTGGCCCTAGGTGAGGTGAGGGATGGAGGTCACCCTGGATCCCACTGCCAAGCATCCCCCTCTATGGTCAACCAAAGCAATGCTCCTCCATGTGTGGGGAGCTCTTTTCTTCCCTCAGTTCCCTGAGACTCTACCTCCCTCCTTGGCGGAGCCATCTGAACCCAGTCCCTTTCTTCTCTTATAGATGCAGCTGCCATCTTGCTGGATGAGCAGAACAAGCGGCCCTGCAGGAAGTTCCTGTTGACAGGTAAAGTGCTCTGCTGGTTTGGGTCCCCTCAGGGACCAAGAATACCTTGTCTGGCTTGTGTGTGTGGATCTCTGTAGAGTATCCTCTCCAACTCTGGACACCATCCTGAGTCCACTTTGCAGCCCGGCTTCAGCTGACCAGTCAGTCAGGGCCTCCCCATGGTTTGGAATTTGGGTCTTTCCCTGGTCTAGTCCTCAGCTTTTCAGAAGTATTGATTTGACTGCTCAGTACTCATCTCACAAAGACAACTGTACTTCAAAGAGATACAGACCTTAGTAAGCAAAGGCAGCAAAGACAGATGAAAGTAAGGGTAGGAAAAATAAGACAAGCCAGGAGAATAATTAGTCTCCATGTTTGCTCTTGAGGTCTGTGTACTAGAAAGTTTGGCCCTGAGCTTCCTGGAAGCCAAGGCAAAGAGGAAAACCACAGTGGTTTGTAAGGGAACTTAGCCCTGGGGAGAGGTACTGTGGGTGAGCTAGGGAAGCTGGATGAAAGGCCGTGTTCTTCTCAGAAAATGGTGTTGCCCCCCCAAATAGTCACCAGGCCTGCAGATCAGGAGCTCTCCCATAGACTTGGCTTTGAGGTACATTTGACACTGAGAGGTTACACTGATGTAGGATACCACCATGCTCCTGTTATTTCCAGACACTTTGGTTTCCTTGTTTGAGCCTGGAAAAACCACCCAAACTTTGGTTCCTCCATAGCAAAGGTGCTgctgaggactttttttttagagaaagagaaaatttttattttagttttcggtggacacaacatctttgttggtatgtggtgctgaggatcaaacccgggccgcacgcatgccaggcgagcgctctaccgcttgagccacatccccagcccctgaggtcttttttttaatagatttttgttgttgttgttatagatggacacaatacctttattttatttgttttttatttttatgtggtccctggggatcaaactcagtgcctcacacatgctgggcaagcactctaccactgagccacaattccggTCCCTGCTGAGGTCTTTTGGAGGAGCAGTCCAGCTGCTCATGCAAGCCAGGCGGGCGGGTGGGGCTTCAGGTAGGGGCACAGCATGTGCAACAGCCTGGCATGGAGGAGAAAGCGTGTTCTTTCAGGAACCCACATGTAATtcaaggaggtggggaggaggggttggTGATGAGAGACAGCCTGCAGAGATCTGTGCAGCCCAGTCCTGACTCACTTTGATCAGATTTGGTCCACCAGGACTGCTGAGTGAGAGTGGGACCAGAGACCCTAAAACCTTGTTTCTAAAAGGTCAGAACCCGTCATCAGGGTGCCCTCAGCCTGTAATAGGTGCCCTTCTTGAATGGCAAGTAACTCTGTCTTCTTGTTGCAGGCCAGTGTGACTTTGGCTCCAACTGCAGATTTTCCCACATGTCAGAGCGAGACCTGCAAGAGCTGAGCATCCAGGTGGAGGGTGCGTCTGGGCAGGGGCCCTATGCAGGGCGGGAATGGAGTGCGGGCAAGAGATGTGGGATCTGTGACTGGGGAAACTGCTCTGCACCTCCCCTTCTGTCCCTCAGTAGAAGCCATCATGTGGGGCAGACCAAGGTCTGCTCAGGGTGATAGGGAGTCCCCAGTTCCACAATGTGAGGTGGGCGTCAGAGACACAGCTGTGTCTTCTGAAAGTGAAAAATTTATGGCTCCCGCCTGGGAGCTCTGAAAGTGCCCCACTGCCCACACACTAACCCGGCAGGTGTGGTgggtccctccctctccccctccatcAGGCACCATAGGAATCCCTATTCAACACTTGGCAGATCCCCTTTAGTGCACTTGGGCAAGGGGAATGAAGAAAGCACTTTTTACTCCCTCAGGATCCTCATAGCCTAGTGACTTCTGGAGGGGCAGGGCAATTTCAGCTTCTGTAGAAACAGGCCTGTGAGCCATTGGGCAGCTCAATGCTGGCTTTCCAATTACAGAACAAGGAGGTTCCCTCTTAGAGGgctttttttggggagggggagtAAGAGGTATTTTTTGGCAGGatagggggtaccagggattgaactcaggggcagtcaatcgctgagccacatccccagccctattttatattttatttagagacagggtctcactgagttgcttagtgccttattgtggttaaggctggctttgaacttgcaatcctcctgcctcagcctcccaagatgctgggattacaggtgtgtgccactgcacctggccctctTAGACATCTTAACTGATCTCCTATGGCCCCTTCAttgaacagatgaagaaaccaaggccaATACTCAGACCTCAGACCATAGGACCCTGAGAGAGCCCCACAGTGAGTTAGAGACTGACTCTGGGTCTCCCAGGAGGCTGCTATCCATTCTTCTCTCTCTGGCTGCCTTAGGGAGCTCTTGAATGCCTGGGGCACTTTGATCTTTGTCCTCATCCCTTGTTAGgcttcacttccctctgcccaGTTGGACCCTATGGGCTCTATGCCCTCCCCTGGAGAGCCAGTACAACAGCTCTGGCACTGACACCGGGTTTCCAGGAGCTCTCTCTGGGTGGAAGTGAGGCCTCAAGGCACCAGCCAGCAAGTCCTGGCAGTGCTGATGTCTCCAGCTCCCCATGCGCCACAGGCTCTCAGGGAATGGTTAGCTTGTGGTGGGGAGCTCAGGCTGAGATCATATCTAGTAGAGATGGAGATAGGGTGAGGCCCAAGGAGGCTGGCATTGTGGATGGTCTTGGCTCTTCCACATCCTCTGTAACCTTGGCACATGGCTTGACCTCTTGGAGACAGTGTCCTGACCTGTCAAACGTGATGATGCCCCAGGCAATGATGCCCTGTGCAGTGAGCCCAGGGCCAGCCCCCAAGTGTTGTCATGCCATGAGTTTGTTTTCCTCTGGCCCATGGCCCATCCCAGACCACTTGGAGATAGACCCCATCACCCTCTCACACCCAGGTTGTATGAACTCAGACCATTTGTTTCCTGGCTTTAGTTCAATGGCAGTGTTTTTTTGTACAACATTATATGAGAAGAAAAaccagaaaactgaggctcatgCCTTGTCTGGAGACCTGGCAGGTGGCAGAACCAAGACTCAACCTTGTTCTACTGCCGATTTTGACCCCTTGCACCTGAGATTTGAACCCCTCCTGAGGGCTAGGCTCTTTATACTCATTGTCCTGTTTCCAGCTCCCCAAAGCTTGGGAGGCAGCCGTCGCTATCTCCCTTCaatggggagcagagccaggcctgTAGCACCAGGTCATGGGATGCAGATAGGCTCAAGCAGTAGGGGCAGTAAAGGGACAAGCCAGCAGCAGTGCTCCTGGCCTACCAGCCTGCATTTCTCTGGAAGATTGCTGTGGCATCCCAGGACTTCCCCCGAGCTGGCCAGTTGCTGTTACTTTGCGGGAGGGTGGGGTTCAGGCAGGCAGAATTGTGCCCCTCATCTTCCTTTTGTCTCCCTATTTCCCACAGAGGAGAGGCGGGCCAGGGAGTGGCCTCTGGACACCCCCGAGCTCCCTGAGGGCCACCTGGAGGACTGGCTGGAGAAGAGAGCCAAGCGACTGAGCTCAACCCCGAGCAGCAGGTATAGACTCCCAGGTGTTTCTGTGCTGCTGGGGGCAAGACCCCAGGCAGCCTGTCCTTTGGTCTTTTGCTAAAATTGAGGAATCTCCATGAACTTCCTAAATTCAAAGGCCATGGTTAGACTCTTCCCCTACCCTCCTCCAGAGATCCCTATGAGTAGGGCTACAGTGGAGGGTCTTGGGTCCCCAGGCACTGGCCAGAGGGGGTATACATTTAAAGGTACCTGTCCTTGGTCCCCACCTTTTATGTCTCATCCCCCTCTGGCAGTGTGTGCTGGTGGGAGGGGAAGTGTTGGCCAGGTTGACTCTACAGCACTAAGTCCATTGCTAGAGAGATGGACTTGAGCTGTGGTGGCCAAGCTCCCAGTGGTCCATCATCCACTGCCTGTCCCAGGGCCCCacagatgggaaactgaggctcatggAGACGTTCAACTTGCTCAAGGGCACACAGCTAGGAATAGGCAGAGCAGGGACTGTACAGGGGCTGACAACATCATTCTCCCACGCCTCCCTAAGGGGGAGTGGCCTGAGCACTCAGAATGCTCAAAAATGGACAGGAACTTCTCATACAGGGAGCATGCTGGGCCAGGGGCCCTCAAATGTGGGCTGCATGCCATCTCAGACCCTCCCCTCTCAGACACAGCCCACACTATACATTAACACAGAGAAGCACAGAGATAGGCAGGAGCTTCCGCAGCCACCTAGCATCACAGCCAAAGTCCAGGGCTCCTGAGCTCCCCGCTGCCAGTAATGGAGAGGGGGAGGAAATGGGAGGAAGAGAGGGTACAAAAGGGGACCAAGGGGTGTGCTTGTGAGCTGCACATGACTGTGTGCAAGTTGCCCTACCCTGGGCCACCTTGATTCCCCATCTTGCAGTAGCACTTCAGGCCCTAGTTGCTCTGTGGTATGGTCTCATGGGATGACAACCTGACCTGAGCCAAGAGGGTCTGGTCAGAGAAGTCCATGGACTTCCCTCGGGGCTGTGCCAGAAGGTGAAGGCAAATTTCTGGGTCCAGTTGAAAGAGATGATTAAGgtcttttaaagttaattttgtattttaccttTATTCTAAATATGTGCCCAGTATATCCCTACCTTAAAACTATATAGTTGGACAAAACTCAAATGTTGGAGTATGCCATCCCTGCCTTTTGGACCTGTCTGAAGGGATTGTGACTTTGGTCATCTGGGTGCCCCCTGTTGTTACCAGCCATCTTCCAGGGATCCAGATCCTGAATGCCAAGTTACTTCTGCTCATGTGGTGGAGGGCTGGTCTGACTAGGGAGTTCTGGGGATCCCCATTTTCCTGAGATCACTTCAGTTCAGTCTCTGCTCTGCACCACTCTTTGGAACTGGTCCCATATGAATGAGTTCCTCCCAACCTCATGTTGTCCTGGCCACTTACAGCCCTGCTTTTGCCCTGTGGTGTCTCCTGGGAGTGAGTTATACCCTGAATACCTCTTAGGGCTGTGAGGAGGATCCAGGAAGACCCTGTGGTCTACAGTCTAGCTGGATTAGAGCTGCTAATATGGCAGTAGCAGTTTTTGGAATGGTGCCTACAACTGGAACCTGCCTTGGGCTCTGGGGAGCAGGGTCTAAACTGCTCTGCCAGGTCACTTTTCCTCTGGCCAATCAACCTGGGCACTTCCAAGAGATCTGCTTTCTCCACAAACATTCTCTGCCCCTTCCCCACCTGTTCACCTGCCTCCTGAAGGCTTCAAGCCAATATGAATCATTCTTTGGGCAGAACAGACCTGTACAACCTTAAGAAAAAAGAGTTGTTGGAAAGGAGGTGACCTTTTATTCTTGCTGTTGCCATTGCTACCTTGGTCTCCCATAGTCCTCTCCCTGCAGGGTAGTTTTGGGAAACATGACACCTCTGCTCATCGGGGCTGTGCTTCTGCGTCCATGAACCCCTCCTGTGGGGTTGTAGGGAATTAGATTCCAGCCTCTGGGTTGTCCTATTGTGGCTCTCCTAGCTGGCCATAACAGCCCTCTCCTAGgtctctcccctcccctgagCTCTTCCAGTTCATTCTCCATATTACAGCCCCAGACAGCTTCCAAAACACACTCTGGCCCTGGGCCTCCCCTGCTTAACCCCTCCCAAGTCCACCTCCACTTTGGGAGGGCCTGGATTCTACAACCTAGTTCACAGGGCCTATGGGAATCTAACTGCTGGCTACCAGACTCATGGGGTCACCTGATCACCTGTCATACTTAGCCTGTCAGTCACAGTGGACACTTTAGCAGCCTCTTAGATGGACAGTCATTTGTGATTTCTGGGAACCCCATGCATGCGGTTTCCTCTGCCTAAAACTGCCTCTGCCAACCCCACCAGCCTGTGAGCTTTAGCACTCTAAGACGTGGCCCCTTCTAGCCCCAGCTCCCCTTCACAATCTTGAGCAAGTGTGGGTGTCCCCAGGGCATGGTGACTACATGTGTGTGCATTTAGGGGAGCAGTGTGGCCAGCCTAGATGCCTGTTACCTGAGTATTAATGTGTGGGGACCAGTCTGAGGACTTTAGGTAGCCCCCTTTTCCTCTTTGGGTTTCTGTTTCCTTCCTGGGGAACAGATGGCTGCCTGACCCACCTGGGACCACATAGACCTACAGACTGAGCAGAACCCCACAACACACAGTGAGCTGAGCCAACTTTCCTTGTCAACATGGTGCACGGAGGCTCTTGAAGGTGCAGCCTGGTGGCATTTTTGCTCATTCCCTCAACAGACTGACCCTGAGGGATCTGCCAAGAGCAGACAGtggcagagggagggagcagcTGGCCTTAGACACACAGACTAATCCCCAACCAGTTCAGTGCTCGGCCCTGCTTCCCATTGTTGGCTCTTCTGATTGTGACTTTATCCCTCTTAATCTCCCCTACATACCCCTTTCTGGGCCACAGCTACTGTTCTGGCCCATCCACCTCCATAAGACTCTATTTCCTTTTGGTAAGGACCACAGCTGGGGATTTGCCAGGGAGCTGCTTCTGTCCTTACACACAGGGCAAACAGGCCATGCTGGAAGCCTCAAGTAGAGTCCTACCCCATGTACCTGTGTCTGTCTACTCTGTGCCAGGGCTGCAGGTATGGGCTGTaaggcccagggcctggcacatctGGGACCCTAGCAAGGCTTCAGTATCTGTGAGCAGACTCGGGGGTTGCCCTTTCTCTGTTGGGTGCCTCAGGGCAGGCAGGGACACTGGACTGAGCCTTGAACCCAGTAGCTGGATCCCAGCTGCCTGGAAATGTGCCCTATTTGCTAGAGGAAGGGCCTGAGGCTTAGAGGCTGGGGCTTCCCAGGATCACACCCCTTGGGGAGCTCTACTGTCACTGTGACTCCATAGAGAGCCCCAGCTCCCGCAGTTGTGGCCTCCTCCACCCTCAACCTTCTATTTATGAaatttccccagcaccataaatcaTGTCAAGAGCTGCTTTCTGTGCTTTCCAGCAGGCGGAAGCCCATTGAGTAGGGGATGTCCCTGTTCCTCTCACAATGGGAATCCTAGAGGCTGCAGTTAGGGCTCCCAGAAGTCCTTGATCCTGTACTATCAGGCCCAGAGAAGGGTAAGCTGAGTGGGTGGGGAGAGGCAAACTCTCAGGGCTGCTGAGCACAGCCGCCCACCCCTGCCTCTACCTCGGAGGCCTGAGACCTGTCCTGACCTCTCACAGAAAACCCAGGCCCTTCTCTTTCTGCAGAGGGCTGGCCACTGGGCCCCCAAGCCTGTTAGAAGCTTCCAGGGTTCACCTTTCATGAAGGTTAGGGCatggggtggggtgtggctagaacAAAGGCAACTGAAGGGGCAGGGAGAAATGTCTGAATTGCATTCTAGCCCTTCGTCCTCCATCCCCTGCGTCACCTGGACAAGTGAGGACTCCTTGCACCTCTCAGTTGTCTCATCTGTCTCATGTGAGATTCTTGAGTTCTTTCTAGGCCCTGGTCTCTGGTCCACAATAGTGCCTAGTCTGTAAGAGTTTTTGGTATAGCTGAATAACTGTGTCATTCAGCACACAGTTACTGTGTCGCCTCTGCATGTCAGGCCTGGCTCTGGGCACTGGGGTAAAAAAATGCCATTCCTACCCCAGTCTTTACCCTCTGAGCACTGCAAGCCCGAGGAGACAATACACGAGCTCCCAGGTGAATTCAAAGTGCTTTGTAGCCTGAGGGAGGTCCGGTATGGACAAGTCTGAATGTGGCATAGTTgaaagggtggggggaggctgCCTCCGTCTCAGTCAGCTCCTGTAGGTTAGGGTACCACAGTTTGGGCACAGAAGATGCCTTTCCATCGATGGCACTTCCCATGGGCCCTGGGGTGGTGGTTTGGGAGAGGTGAATGTTAAGGACATGAGTAGCATGAGAAATGaggctttttaaaacattttagacaATATTTTTTTCGGATTTCAAAGGCTTGCGTGCTTGCAAAACTTTTGGAAagtataaagaagtaaaaaaaaccACCCATAATTGCACCACTCAGATAGAACCAGTTAACATTTTGCTGTGTCTTCCAGgtttttttatgcatttatatatgttatatatcttTAAACAAAAATAGTATCATgctatatacattattttataagcTGCTTTTTTCCCTACTCACATAGTATGTCTCTCCTCATCAGTGCATATATGTCTGCCTAATTTTTACACAGGCTGCATAGCATCATTCTTCACTGGACGTGCATATGTATTTAATCAGTCCCCCACAGGTGGACACtaaggttatttttgtttttctcaaagcCATTCTTGTAGCTCAATATCTACCTACAACCTCACTGTTTCCTTGGGCTCAGTTCCTGGAGAGGAGGTTGCTGCCTCTAAGGGTCTGTGTGTTTTCAAGTCTCTGTTTCCAGAAGGGCCATGCAGGCAGTTGACCCTCCCTAGCCAGGGTGGTGGGAGGGAGAGCTGGATCTGGGCTGTGCTCCAACCCAGGCCTCAGTTGCACCTGCTctaattctctttctccttctttccaggGCTGAACCCATCAGAGCCACTGTCTTCCAGTACCCCATAGGCTGGCCGCCGGTCCAGGAGCTGCCTCCATCCCTGAGGGCACCCCCACCCGGGGGGTGGCCCCTGCAGCCAAGAGTGCAGTGGGGTTGAGCCCCTTGCCCCTGCTACCTGGTCAGCGCTTATCTGTCATAATAAAGACAATTGCTCCTACTGGGGAGGCCGAGCCCTCTGCCTGTTATGTCCCCAGAGCCTCTGAGACTGTAGGCCTGGTCTCCCCAAGCCTCAAAAGTCCCCCATACCAGCTGCAGACCTAGTCCCAGTCTGTGCTGGGCAGCTTCACCCTCTGCTTCACCCACCCGCCCTTCTGGAATGTCTTGAGAAGACGGAGAAAACTTGCAGGTGTATATAAAGAAAGCCTCCCTTGGTTTGGCTGTGCTTCCCTAAACCCGTGTTCTCAGCTCCTCCTTCCAACCCTTTCCAGGGGACAGGCAGGGCTGGGATGAGACAAGGTCCAGGGTGATCTGTCCTCTCTGCCCTTCTTCAACAGAGACCAGCAGAGGCTCAGTTCAGCCAGGCAAAGGGTGTGCCAGTGTGGCTCCCTCGTCGCCCAGGTGATAAGTGGCCCCAAGGCTGGGGAGAGGAGCGCAAGGACTCCATCTGCCATCCCAGCCCTAGCAGAATTTGCAGCCCCTGCATCTTCCCATGCTGAGCTAGTGCCACAGGTTT from Urocitellus parryii isolate mUroPar1 chromosome 3, mUroPar1.hap1, whole genome shotgun sequence carries:
- the Zmat5 gene encoding zinc finger matrin-type protein 5, translated to MGKRYFCDYCDRSFQDNLHNRKKHLNGLQHLKAKKVWYDMFRDAAAILLDEQNKRPCRKFLLTGQCDFGSNCRFSHMSERDLQELSIQVEEERRAREWPLDTPELPEGHLEDWLEKRAKRLSSTPSSRAEPIRATVFQYPIGWPPVQELPPSLRAPPPGGWPLQPRVQWG